One window of Buchnera aphidicola (Rhopalosiphum padi) genomic DNA carries:
- the dnaC gene encoding DNA replication protein DnaC, with translation MTFYTEFFKRLQRLMPNNIKPKFESDQDLLAWNQEQGRLSSESILRENKAMKMQRVLGRSGIRELYMNCSFENYRIEHDGQRKVLKAAKRYAEEFNENIASFIFSGRPGTGKNHLASAIGNYLILHGKSILIVTVADLMSNMKGTFSGTSNITEENLLHNLSSVDLLMIDEIGMQTESRYEKVIINQIVDRRSSSKRSTGMLSNLDHKGMKSLLGERVIDRMRLGNSLWLTFEWDSYRQYVKGNEY, from the coding sequence ATGACATTTTATACTGAATTTTTTAAACGCCTTCAACGTCTTATGCCTAATAATATTAAACCAAAGTTTGAAAGTGATCAAGATTTATTAGCTTGGAATCAAGAACAAGGCAGACTATCTTCTGAATCCATACTACGTGAAAATAAAGCTATGAAAATGCAACGTGTTTTAGGAAGATCAGGAATACGTGAATTATATATGAATTGTTCTTTTGAAAACTATAGAATTGAACATGATGGACAAAGAAAAGTACTTAAAGCAGCAAAACGTTATGCTGAAGAATTTAATGAAAATATTGCAAGTTTTATTTTCTCAGGAAGACCGGGAACCGGAAAAAATCACCTGGCATCTGCTATAGGTAATTATTTAATTTTACATGGAAAAAGTATCTTAATTGTCACAGTAGCAGATTTAATGTCCAATATGAAAGGGACATTTAGTGGTACTAGTAATATTACCGAAGAAAATTTATTACATAATCTTAGTAGCGTTGATTTATTAATGATTGACGAAATTGGTATGCAGACTGAATCACGTTATGAAAAAGTAATCATCAATCAAATAGTTGATAGACGATCATCTTCTAAACGTTCTACTGGAATGCTGTCTAATTTAGATCATAAGGGTATGAAAAGTTTATTAGGAGAAAGAGTCATTGACAGAATGCGTTTAGGTAATAGTTTATGGTTAACTTTTGAATGGGATAGCTATAGACAATATGTAAAAGGTAATGAATATTAA
- the dnaT gene encoding primosomal protein DnaT has protein sequence MKILVSKNITLDLFCKNPVQIIEKEKNGTIAISKNKKTLFYVITPKVLKNLFDVEKYGLKNETTKKEKKVIEKFPMHSNWIPDKDFIQKAALWGISLNEEVSKYELASFISYWKAEGFFFHHIQWQQKLARSLERSRSMNLIKQKRDITYIPVPDQKTPDGFRGK, from the coding sequence ATGAAAATTTTAGTTTCAAAAAATATAACTCTTGACTTATTTTGCAAAAATCCCGTTCAAATTATAGAAAAAGAAAAAAATGGCACTATAGCCATATCGAAAAATAAAAAAACTTTATTTTATGTAATAACACCAAAAGTTTTAAAAAATTTATTTGATGTTGAAAAATACGGTTTAAAAAATGAAACAACAAAAAAAGAGAAAAAAGTGATAGAAAAATTCCCAATGCATTCTAATTGGATTCCTGACAAAGATTTTATTCAAAAAGCAGCATTATGGGGAATATCGTTAAACGAAGAAGTTTCAAAATACGAGCTTGCTTCCTTTATTTCTTATTGGAAGGCAGAAGGTTTCTTTTTTCATCATATACAGTGGCAACAAAAATTAGCTCGAAGTTTAGAACGAAGTCGATCTATGAATTTAATTAAACAAAAAAGAGATATTACTTATATACCAGTACCTGATCAAAAAACACCTGATGGATTTAGAGGCAAATAA
- the rsmD gene encoding 16S rRNA (guanine(966)-N(2))-methyltransferase RsmD, translating into MHNAFLKKNGKVHIIAGKLKGKKIFIKNNLNIRPTTNRIRETLFNWLSVYIKNARCLDCFAGSGSLGIEAVSRDAKFVTLLEIEKKTVLSLKDNIKRLNISNLEIIHTNTLDWLKKNKQPYDIIFIDPPYNQKLVDQTLFLLEKKKWMKKKSLIYIEKEKNHSFVISKNWTLYKKKTTNRISCYLYFFNM; encoded by the coding sequence ATGCACAATGCTTTTTTAAAAAAAAATGGAAAAGTTCATATTATTGCTGGAAAATTAAAGGGAAAAAAAATATTTATTAAAAACAATTTAAATATAAGACCAACAACTAATAGAATACGAGAAACACTTTTTAATTGGTTATCTGTATACATTAAAAATGCTCGTTGTTTAGATTGTTTTGCAGGTAGTGGTTCATTAGGAATAGAAGCTGTATCTAGAGATGCAAAATTTGTAACTCTATTGGAAATAGAAAAAAAAACAGTACTTTCACTAAAAGATAATATAAAAAGATTAAATATATCTAACTTAGAAATTATACATACCAATACTCTCGATTGGCTTAAAAAAAATAAACAACCGTATGATATAATATTTATAGATCCACCATATAATCAAAAATTAGTTGACCAAACTCTTTTTTTGTTAGAAAAAAAGAAATGGATGAAAAAAAAATCATTAATTTATATAGAAAAAGAAAAAAATCACTCTTTTGTTATATCTAAAAATTGGACTTTGTATAAGAAAAAAACTACAAATCGCATATCATGCTATCTTTATTTTTTTAACATGTAA
- the ftsY gene encoding signal recognition particle-docking protein FtsY, translating to MNGDKKNSFFSWINSKIKKKNKEKTKENISLKKEKDSIDNIENITNKKINFLFKLKKSLNKTKKFFGDGINRIFFSKKIDDTLFEELEETMLLSDIGVHTTDQIINKLIDDATHKELKNPEKIYFLLKENMCSILKKVERPLEISNHVPFVILVVGINGTGKTTTVSKLAKKYKLEGKSVMLAAADTFRAAGIEQLQTLGKLNNIPVIAQSSGSDPAAVAFDALKSAISKKIDVLIIDTAGRLHNKLYLLEELKKIIRVIKKLNLSAPHEIMLVIDACNGQNTIKQTEMFHKAINLTGLVITKLDGTAKGGVIFSLANQFLIPIRYVGIGEKTKDLVVFNSNDFIESIFIK from the coding sequence ATGAATGGTGATAAAAAAAATAGTTTTTTTTCTTGGATAAATTCTAAAATAAAGAAAAAAAATAAAGAAAAAACAAAAGAAAATATATCTTTAAAGAAAGAAAAAGATAGTATCGATAATATAGAAAATATTACCAATAAAAAAATAAATTTTCTTTTTAAATTAAAAAAAAGTTTAAACAAAACTAAAAAATTTTTTGGTGATGGAATCAATCGTATTTTTTTTTCAAAAAAAATAGATGATACTCTTTTTGAAGAATTAGAAGAAACTATGCTTCTTTCCGATATTGGTGTTCATACTACAGATCAGATTATCAACAAATTAATTGATGATGCAACACATAAAGAATTAAAAAATCCTGAAAAAATTTATTTTCTTTTAAAAGAAAACATGTGTTCTATTTTAAAAAAAGTAGAAAGACCTTTAGAAATATCTAATCATGTTCCGTTTGTTATTTTAGTAGTAGGGATAAATGGAACAGGAAAAACTACAACAGTTTCTAAATTAGCAAAAAAATATAAACTAGAAGGAAAATCTGTAATGCTGGCAGCAGCAGATACATTTCGTGCTGCTGGTATAGAACAACTACAAACATTAGGAAAATTAAACAATATTCCTGTTATAGCTCAATCTTCTGGGTCAGATCCAGCTGCAGTAGCTTTTGATGCACTAAAATCTGCTATATCAAAAAAAATAGATGTTTTAATTATTGATACAGCTGGAAGATTACACAACAAATTATATTTATTAGAAGAATTAAAAAAGATAATTAGAGTTATTAAAAAATTAAACTTATCTGCCCCACATGAAATTATGTTGGTTATTGATGCTTGTAATGGCCAAAATACGATTAAGCAAACAGAAATGTTTCATAAAGCAATAAACTTAACAGGATTAGTTATTACTAAACTCGATGGAACAGCAAAAGGAGGGGTGATTTTTTCTTTAGCTAATCAATTTTTAATTCCTATTCGTTATGTTGGAATTGGTGAAAAAACAAAGGATTTAGTTGTTTTTAACAGTAATGATTTTATTGAATCTATTTTTATTAAATAA
- the rpoH gene encoding RNA polymerase sigma factor RpoH — translation MTNKVQILSVTALGNLDAYIRIANLWPMLSIEEEKSLTKRLRYNGDLDAAKTLILSHLRFVIHISRNYSGYGLLQADLIQEGNIGLMKAVRRFNPEIGVRLVSFAVHWIKSEIHEYVLRNWRIVKVATTKSQRKLFFNLRKNKKRLGWFNEEEIEIVAQELGVSSEDVREMESRMSAQDVTFNPFPDEDLKDGKINKNMLYLQDKTSNFANGLEQDNWDKHTTNKLSSALLRLDERSRNIIRARWLDKKKKNTLQTIAKNYGISAERVRQLEKNAMKKLKIDIEN, via the coding sequence ATGACTAATAAAGTACAGATTTTATCTGTAACAGCACTAGGTAATTTAGATGCTTATATTAGAATAGCTAATCTATGGCCAATGTTGTCTATTGAAGAAGAAAAATCATTAACTAAACGTTTACGCTATAACGGTGATTTAGATGCAGCAAAAACTTTGATTCTTTCTCATCTTCGTTTTGTTATTCATATTTCACGTAATTATTCAGGATACGGTTTACTCCAAGCTGATTTAATACAAGAAGGTAATATAGGCTTGATGAAAGCTGTGCGTAGATTTAATCCAGAAATAGGAGTACGTCTTGTTTCCTTTGCTGTACATTGGATTAAATCAGAAATACATGAATATGTATTGCGTAATTGGAGAATTGTAAAAGTAGCAACAACTAAGTCTCAAAGAAAATTATTTTTTAATTTAAGAAAAAATAAAAAAAGATTAGGTTGGTTTAACGAAGAAGAAATTGAAATAGTTGCTCAAGAATTAGGTGTAAGTAGCGAAGATGTTAGAGAGATGGAATCTAGAATGTCAGCGCAAGATGTAACCTTTAATCCATTTCCAGACGAAGATTTAAAAGATGGAAAAATTAATAAAAATATGTTGTATTTACAAGATAAAACATCTAATTTTGCCAATGGATTAGAACAAGATAATTGGGATAAACATACTACCAATAAATTAAGCAGTGCGTTATTAAGATTAGATGAGCGCAGTCGAAATATTATTCGTGCACGTTGGTTAGATAAGAAGAAAAAAAATACTTTGCAAACAATCGCAAAAAATTATGGAATTTCTGCTGAACGTGTTCGACAATTAGAAAAAAATGCCATGAAAAAATTAAAAATAGATATAGAAAATTAA
- the glmS gene encoding glutamine--fructose-6-phosphate transaminase (isomerizing), whose product MCGIVAAVTQRNIIDFLLEGIQKLEYRGYDSSGLAVINQNNNIIRIRCVGKVNKLLKKVKKKKLFGKIGIAHTRWATHGKVSEKNTHPHISSHIAVVHNGVIENNLKLRTFLEKKGYIFCSDTDTEVIAHLLHWEQTKTGQSLPEVVQRSKIKLNGNYSMVIMDAYNSSRLIAVRSGSPLVIGLGVEENFIASDQIALLNITKRFIYLEEGDVAIVKSKKINIFEKNGSIIKRREIISNVKYKPVNKGKYKHYMEKEIYEQPISIRNALNNRLKKDTISFSELGDREQSFFLNAEHIQIVACGTSYHAAMVSRYWFESLANIPCDVEIASEFSSRKLAVRKKSVFITLSQSGETADTLAALRISKKLGYLGSLTICNMKGSSLVQESDCCLLTEAGIEIGVASTKSFTTQLTVLLMLVAKITKFKKQKNDIEKKIAKTLNILPFRIEEILKKDTLIKTIANQLHNKKNILYLGRGEQYPIAMEGALKLKEISYIHAEAYPSGELKHGPLALIDKNIPVIITAPKNLLLEKTKKNIKEICARGGVIYVFSDQEIDLEKNMTIIKIPYVEEIIAPILYIIPLQLLAYYIALSKGKNIDQPRNLAKSVTVE is encoded by the coding sequence ATGTGTGGTATTGTTGCTGCAGTAACACAACGCAATATAATTGATTTTCTTCTCGAAGGTATTCAAAAATTAGAATACCGAGGATACGATTCTTCAGGATTAGCAGTAATAAATCAAAACAACAATATCATTCGTATCCGATGTGTAGGAAAGGTAAATAAACTTTTAAAAAAAGTAAAGAAAAAAAAACTATTTGGTAAAATTGGTATTGCTCATACTAGATGGGCTACTCATGGAAAAGTTTCTGAAAAAAATACACATCCGCATATATCTTCACATATTGCCGTAGTTCATAATGGAGTTATCGAAAACAATTTAAAGTTACGAACTTTTTTAGAAAAAAAAGGTTATATATTTTGTTCTGACACAGATACAGAGGTAATCGCACACTTATTACATTGGGAACAAACTAAAACAGGACAATCACTTCCAGAAGTTGTACAACGCAGTAAAATAAAATTAAATGGAAATTATAGTATGGTTATTATGGATGCATATAATTCATCAAGATTAATAGCAGTACGTTCTGGAAGTCCATTGGTTATTGGATTAGGTGTAGAAGAAAACTTTATAGCTTCAGATCAAATTGCACTATTAAATATTACAAAACGTTTTATATATTTAGAAGAAGGAGATGTTGCTATTGTTAAAAGCAAAAAAATAAATATTTTTGAAAAAAATGGTTCTATAATCAAAAGAAGGGAAATTATATCTAACGTAAAATACAAACCAGTAAATAAAGGTAAATATAAACATTATATGGAAAAAGAGATATATGAACAACCTATTTCAATTCGTAATGCACTAAATAATCGTTTAAAAAAAGATACAATTAGTTTTTCAGAATTAGGAGATAGAGAACAAAGTTTTTTTTTAAATGCAGAACATATTCAAATAGTAGCATGTGGTACATCTTACCATGCTGCCATGGTTTCTAGATATTGGTTTGAATCGCTAGCTAATATTCCATGTGATGTTGAAATAGCATCTGAATTTTCTTCACGAAAATTAGCAGTTAGAAAAAAAAGTGTTTTTATTACCTTATCACAATCTGGTGAAACAGCAGATACACTGGCAGCACTAAGAATTTCAAAAAAATTAGGTTATTTAGGAAGCTTAACTATATGCAATATGAAAGGTTCATCTTTAGTTCAAGAATCTGATTGTTGTTTATTAACTGAGGCAGGAATAGAAATAGGAGTAGCTTCGACAAAATCTTTTACTACACAGTTAACTGTATTATTAATGTTGGTAGCAAAAATTACAAAATTTAAAAAACAAAAAAATGATATTGAAAAAAAAATTGCAAAAACATTAAATATTTTACCATTTAGAATAGAAGAAATTTTAAAAAAAGATACTTTAATTAAAACTATAGCAAATCAATTACATAATAAAAAAAATATATTATATCTTGGACGAGGAGAACAATATCCTATTGCTATGGAAGGGGCGTTAAAATTAAAAGAAATTTCTTATATTCATGCTGAAGCTTATCCCTCTGGAGAACTTAAGCATGGTCCTCTTGCATTAATCGATAAAAATATACCAGTTATTATTACAGCTCCAAAAAATTTATTACTTGAAAAAACAAAAAAAAATATTAAAGAAATATGCGCAAGAGGTGGTGTGATTTATGTTTTTTCAGATCAAGAAATTGATTTAGAAAAAAATATGACTATTATAAAAATTCCTTATGTAGAAGAAATAATAGCACCTATTTTATATATAATTCCATTGCAGTTACTTGCTTATTATATTGCCTTAAGTAAGGGAAAAAATATTGATCAACCAAGAAATCTTGCAAAATCAGTTACAGTAGAATAA
- the glmU gene encoding bifunctional UDP-N-acetylglucosamine diphosphorylase/glucosamine-1-phosphate N-acetyltransferase GlmU gives MLKKEINVVILAAGKGTRMKSSYPKVLHKLGGKTILEHVIKIAKSIKPKKIILVYNNKEKTIESTINDASIEWIVQKEQKGTGDAILIASKNFSDDNDVVVLYGDMPCISIESIKKLFNSKKKSKISLLTARTKNPDGYGRVLKKNGKVIKIIEEQDANFHEKKIKEVYSGIFIANGKDLKRWLNKINNKNIKKEFYATDIIYFAHLEKSTIKTVQVLNYEEILGVNNKLQLSILEKIFQKKQINDLLLSGVTLKDPDHFILRGILKHGKNVEIDTGVILEGNIILGNNVKIGAGSVIKNSFIDNQTEIKEYTIIESVKIGKKCIIGPFAHLRPKTILDNQIHIGNFVEIKESTIKKESKIKHLSYFGNSEIGSQVNIGAGSITCNYDGVNKFKTIIGDNVLIGANTQLIAPIKIIKNATIAAGTTLTKDVDTPCLVYNNKEQKQKKNWIRPQKNIKKID, from the coding sequence ATGTTAAAAAAAGAAATAAATGTAGTAATACTAGCAGCTGGAAAAGGAACAAGAATGAAATCTAGCTATCCTAAAGTATTACATAAATTAGGTGGGAAAACAATTCTAGAACATGTTATAAAAATAGCAAAATCTATAAAACCTAAAAAAATTATATTAGTTTATAATAATAAAGAAAAAACAATAGAATCTACAATTAATGATGCGTCTATAGAGTGGATCGTGCAAAAAGAACAAAAAGGAACAGGGGATGCTATACTAATAGCATCTAAGAATTTTTCAGACGATAATGACGTAGTAGTTCTTTATGGAGATATGCCATGCATTTCAATTGAATCAATAAAAAAACTATTTAATTCTAAAAAAAAATCTAAAATCAGTCTATTAACTGCTCGTACTAAAAACCCTGATGGATATGGACGAGTTTTAAAAAAAAATGGGAAAGTTATTAAAATAATAGAAGAACAAGATGCAAATTTTCATGAAAAAAAAATCAAAGAAGTATATTCTGGAATATTTATAGCAAATGGAAAAGATTTAAAAAGATGGCTAAATAAAATTAATAATAAAAATATAAAAAAAGAATTTTATGCGACTGATATTATCTATTTTGCTCATTTAGAAAAAAGTACTATTAAAACAGTACAGGTTTTAAACTATGAAGAAATATTAGGTGTAAATAATAAGCTACAATTATCTATTTTAGAAAAAATATTTCAAAAAAAACAAATCAATGATTTACTACTTTCAGGTGTAACATTAAAAGATCCAGATCATTTTATTTTAAGAGGAATATTAAAACATGGAAAAAATGTAGAAATAGATACTGGTGTTATATTAGAAGGAAATATTATTTTAGGAAATAATGTCAAAATTGGAGCTGGATCTGTGATTAAAAATAGTTTTATTGATAATCAAACTGAAATCAAAGAATATACAATTATAGAAAGCGTCAAAATAGGAAAAAAATGCATTATAGGTCCTTTTGCACATTTACGACCTAAAACTATATTAGACAATCAAATTCATATAGGTAACTTCGTTGAAATTAAAGAAAGTACCATCAAAAAAGAATCTAAAATTAAACATCTAAGTTATTTTGGAAATTCTGAAATTGGTTCTCAAGTTAATATTGGAGCAGGTAGTATTACATGCAATTATGATGGTGTAAATAAATTCAAAACTATTATTGGTGACAATGTCCTAATAGGTGCTAATACACAATTAATTGCACCTATTAAAATTATAAAAAATGCAACTATTGCAGCAGGAACTACTCTGACTAAAGATGTTGATACACCATGCTTAGTTTATAATAATAAAGAACAAAAACAAAAAAAAAATTGGATACGTCCTCAAAAAAACATCAAAAAAATTGATTAA
- a CDS encoding Cof-type HAD-IIB family hydrolase, translating into MYRIITVDLDGTLLSPENKITKYTEKIIKLLIEKGFYFVFASGRHYIDIMEIRDALNIKVFMITSNGARVYDLNDVLIFENNLDEEIALKLCKIKYLDSDIITQVYRNDQWYINNNKIDNNFCPTLSLLRYKYFRPDIFNFNKVSKVFFTSYNLKKLHNLEKEITSSFGDQVNVHFSVPGCLEVVSGKVSKGYGLKLISKISGVSLKEFITFGDGMNDQDMLSISGKACIMQNADSRLKKKLPYAEVIGSNKNDGVAVFLDKIFIKK; encoded by the coding sequence ATGTATCGAATTATTACAGTAGATTTAGATGGCACTTTACTTTCACCAGAAAACAAAATAACAAAATATACTGAAAAAATCATAAAATTGTTAATAGAAAAAGGTTTTTATTTTGTTTTCGCTTCCGGTCGTCATTACATTGATATCATGGAAATTAGAGACGCTCTGAATATAAAAGTTTTTATGATTACTTCTAATGGAGCTCGAGTTTACGATTTAAATGATGTGTTAATTTTTGAAAATAACTTAGATGAAGAGATTGCTTTAAAATTATGTAAAATAAAATATTTAGATTCAGATATTATTACTCAAGTGTATCGTAATGATCAATGGTATATAAATAATAATAAAATAGATAATAATTTTTGTCCCACTTTATCATTACTAAGATATAAATACTTTCGTCCAGATATATTTAATTTTAATAAAGTAAGTAAAGTTTTTTTTACAAGTTATAATTTAAAAAAATTACATAATCTTGAAAAAGAAATTACTTCTTCTTTCGGTGATCAAGTTAATGTGCATTTTTCTGTACCAGGTTGTTTGGAAGTTGTATCTGGAAAAGTTTCCAAAGGATATGGATTAAAGTTGATATCTAAAATTTCAGGAGTTTCTTTGAAAGAATTTATTACTTTTGGAGATGGAATGAATGATCAAGATATGCTTAGTATTTCTGGAAAAGCATGTATTATGCAGAATGCAGATTCGCGTTTGAAAAAAAAACTACCATATGCTGAAGTGATTGGAAGTAATAAAAATGATGGTGTTGCAGTTTTTTTAGATAAAATTTTTATAAAAAAATGA
- the metR gene encoding HTH-type transcriptional regulator MetR: MIEIKHLRTLQALKNSGSLSAAAIQLHQTQSAISHQFNELEKKLGFKLFIRKSHPIKFTIQGAILLQLSKEILPKIHKAIQNCKKNHQMTIRLAIECHSCIQWLTPALKIFQKRWPRVEIDFYSDMIFSPQPSLQQGKLDIVLTSEVLPRSHLFYVPMFDFEVRLVLSPHHPLAQKKQNILPEDLTSEILMIYPVQRDRLDIWKFFLQPAGIIPIFKNVNNTLLLIQMVSAQMGITALPHWVVDTFEKQGLIVTKKLGNGMWKRLYAAIRDGDQKELIIQNFIHSIRLHACTHLKFIRDALKPHFFKKIKNI, translated from the coding sequence ATGATCGAAATAAAACATCTTCGGACACTACAAGCTTTAAAAAATAGTGGTTCATTAAGTGCAGCTGCAATTCAATTGCATCAAACACAATCAGCCATCTCTCATCAATTTAATGAATTAGAAAAAAAATTAGGTTTTAAATTATTTATTAGGAAAAGTCATCCTATAAAATTTACAATACAAGGTGCAATTTTACTTCAATTATCAAAAGAAATATTACCAAAAATTCATAAAGCAATACAAAATTGCAAGAAAAATCATCAGATGACTATTAGACTTGCCATTGAATGTCATAGTTGTATTCAATGGTTAACGCCTGCATTAAAAATATTTCAAAAAAGATGGCCAAGGGTAGAAATAGATTTTTATTCAGATATGATTTTTAGTCCTCAACCATCTCTTCAACAAGGAAAACTGGATATTGTATTAACTTCAGAAGTATTACCAAGAAGTCATTTATTTTATGTTCCTATGTTTGATTTTGAAGTACGTTTAGTATTATCACCTCACCATCCTTTAGCTCAAAAAAAACAAAATATTCTTCCAGAAGATTTAACATCTGAAATACTTATGATATATCCTGTTCAACGTGATAGATTAGATATATGGAAATTTTTTTTACAACCAGCTGGAATTATACCAATATTTAAGAATGTAAATAATACTTTACTTTTAATTCAAATGGTTTCAGCACAAATGGGCATTACTGCATTACCACATTGGGTAGTAGATACTTTTGAAAAACAAGGTTTAATAGTAACAAAAAAATTAGGAAATGGAATGTGGAAACGTTTATACGCTGCTATACGTGATGGTGATCAAAAGGAATTAATAATACAAAATTTTATTCATTCTATACGTTTACATGCCTGTACTCATTTAAAATTTATTCGTGATGCATTAAAACCTCATTTTTTTAAAAAGATTAAAAATATTTAA